The following coding sequences lie in one Patescibacteria group bacterium genomic window:
- the gatA gene encoding Asp-tRNA(Asn)/Glu-tRNA(Gln) amidotransferase subunit GatA has translation MDFSRLNIKDLLEGYVARHFSVKEVVEWYLSRIKKTDDKVHSYLTVTAVEAIQRAEELDYQLKSGAKLTPLFGVPVSIKDVIITKGIKTTAASKVLEDYLPPYQATVVEKLVSAGAIILGKTNCDEFAMGASNEKSGFGPTRNPWNLDYVPGGSSGGSAAAVASGQCALSLGSDTAGSIRQPAAFCGIVGLKPTYGRVSRYGLIAMTSSLDHIGPMTRTVDDAAAVLQVIAGPDKHDATSVNYPLSDLSSEMKKSIKGLRVGVPKEFFGDGLNKKVAQSVRQAIDVLTSLGVQVQSVSLPTVKYAVPTYYVLAPAEISANMARFDGLRYGQSQVADDLFSKYIKTRGDFLGAEVKRRIILGTYVLSAGYYEAYYKQAVKVGQQIKKEFTQVFKEVDALAAPTSPTTAFAFGSRNQDPLAMYLEDVYTVPANIAGLPAISLPCGLIDGLPVGWQLIGRHWQESIILSLAKAYEQAVPWQANFPKLD, from the coding sequence ATGGATTTTAGTCGTTTAAATATTAAAGATTTACTAGAGGGCTATGTGGCTAGACATTTTTCGGTTAAAGAGGTGGTGGAGTGGTATTTGTCTAGAATAAAAAAAACTGATGATAAGGTGCATTCCTATTTAACAGTAACAGCTGTTGAGGCTATCCAGCGAGCTGAGGAATTAGATTATCAGTTAAAATCCGGAGCGAAACTAACACCTTTATTTGGTGTGCCTGTTTCTATTAAGGATGTAATTATTACCAAAGGTATAAAGACTACGGCCGCTTCTAAAGTTTTGGAAGATTATTTGCCTCCCTATCAGGCAACGGTTGTGGAAAAATTAGTGTCGGCTGGCGCTATAATTTTAGGTAAGACCAATTGTGACGAGTTTGCTATGGGTGCTTCTAATGAAAAATCTGGTTTTGGGCCGACTCGTAATCCTTGGAATCTTGATTATGTGCCAGGCGGTTCTTCTGGTGGTTCAGCTGCTGCTGTGGCTTCGGGGCAGTGTGCTTTGTCTTTGGGGAGTGATACTGCTGGATCAATTAGGCAGCCAGCGGCTTTTTGTGGCATCGTTGGACTTAAACCGACTTATGGCCGGGTTTCTCGCTATGGACTTATTGCCATGACTTCCTCATTAGATCATATCGGCCCAATGACTAGGACGGTTGATGATGCGGCTGCTGTTTTGCAAGTGATTGCCGGTCCAGATAAGCACGATGCTACTTCAGTTAATTATCCCTTATCTGATTTATCTTCAGAGATGAAAAAATCCATTAAAGGTTTGCGGGTGGGAGTACCTAAAGAATTTTTTGGTGACGGTTTGAATAAAAAAGTGGCTCAGTCAGTTCGTCAGGCTATAGATGTTTTAACTAGTTTGGGGGTCCAGGTGCAAAGTGTTAGTTTGCCAACAGTTAAGTATGCCGTACCAACTTATTATGTTTTGGCTCCAGCGGAAATAAGCGCTAATATGGCTCGTTTTGATGGTTTAAGGTATGGGCAGTCTCAAGTAGCTGACGATTTGTTTAGTAAATATATTAAAACCAGAGGAGATTTCTTAGGTGCTGAGGTTAAACGGCGCATTATTTTAGGTACTTATGTTTTATCAGCCGGTTATTATGAAGCTTATTATAAGCAAGCTGTTAAAGTCGGCCAACAGATTAAAAAAGAATTTACTCAGGTTTTTAAAGAGGTTGACGCTTTAGCTGCTCCTACTTCGCCCACAACAGCTTTTGCTTTTGGTAGTCGCAATCAGGATCCTTTAGCTATGTATTTAGAAGATGTCTATACTGTGCCGGCTAATATTGCCGGTTTACCGGCCATTTCCTTACCTTGTGGCTTAATTGATGGTTTGCCTGTTGGTTGGCAGTTAATTGGCCGACACTGGCAAGAATCAATAATTTTATCTTTAGCTAAAGCTTACGAACAAGCAGTGCCTTGGCAGGCTAATTTTCCTAAATTAGATTAG
- a CDS encoding DsbA family protein: MTDRPSIFNGVSPKLSFIMGLVVGVAAISLIGFIVAVAFSFSGGSFSKKTATSNPSANLPVDNNPSQQPSLGPVDIAVKDSDYLRGSKDAPIVMIEYSDLECPFCQKFHDSMKKIMADYPGQIAWIYRHFPLSFHANAQKEAEGAECVGKLGGADKYWQFIDKIFERTTATGTGFALDKLPALAKEVGVNEAKFKTCLDSGEMAQKVQTDLQEGSAYGVGGTPTTFVNGQPLEGALPYEQVKSVVDQILNK; the protein is encoded by the coding sequence ATGACAGATCGACCTAGTATTTTTAATGGTGTTTCTCCTAAACTAAGCTTTATTATGGGTTTAGTGGTGGGGGTAGCCGCTATAAGTTTAATTGGTTTTATCGTGGCAGTAGCTTTTTCCTTTTCTGGTGGAAGTTTTAGCAAAAAAACAGCTACCAGTAATCCGTCAGCTAATTTACCGGTTGATAATAATCCATCTCAGCAACCATCTTTAGGGCCGGTTGATATTGCTGTTAAGGATAGTGATTATCTAAGAGGTAGTAAGGACGCACCTATTGTTATGATCGAATATTCTGATTTGGAATGTCCTTTTTGTCAAAAATTTCATGACAGTATGAAAAAAATAATGGCGGATTATCCTGGGCAAATCGCTTGGATTTATCGGCATTTCCCTTTATCTTTCCATGCTAACGCTCAAAAAGAAGCTGAAGGAGCTGAATGTGTGGGTAAATTGGGCGGAGCCGATAAATATTGGCAGTTTATTGATAAGATTTTTGAACGTACTACAGCTACTGGCACGGGCTTTGCTTTAGATAAGTTACCGGCTTTGGCCAAAGAAGTGGGGGTTAACGAAGCTAAGTTTAAAACTTGTTTGGATAGTGGTGAAATGGCTCAGAAAGTTCAAACTGATTTACAAGAAGGTTCAGCTTATGGCGTAGGCGGTACGCCGACCACTTTTGTTAACGGCCAGCCTTTGGAAGGCGCTTTGCCTTATGAGCAGGTAAAGTCGGTAGTTGATCAAATTTTAAATAAGTAA
- a CDS encoding DsbA family protein produces the protein MVNNFSTQQVDNPIINIKKPWYKKIVWWLVILLAIVWLGFSWLSQPNLSSETTESLSGSQASNLPPISQVKVISQDDPSLGPAYAPITIVEFGDFECPFCRQSYSIAKQLLEKYPDGLRLIYRDFPVSSIHPQALPAAQAANCAYQQNNFWPYHDKLFDRQNELGNSLYLNLATDLNLNMNNFKACLNDPKIVKEIEEDLAVGLKAGVQGTPAWFVNGRKVEGVLPLEVWEKLITAILKEDLKK, from the coding sequence ATGGTTAATAATTTTTCCACTCAGCAGGTAGATAACCCGATTATTAATATTAAAAAACCTTGGTATAAAAAAATTGTTTGGTGGTTGGTAATTTTACTAGCAATTGTTTGGTTGGGTTTTTCTTGGTTAAGTCAGCCTAATTTATCTTCGGAAACGACCGAATCTTTGTCTGGTAGTCAGGCTAGTAATTTACCTCCAATTAGCCAAGTTAAAGTTATAAGCCAAGATGATCCCTCTTTAGGTCCGGCTTATGCGCCTATTACTATAGTCGAATTCGGTGATTTTGAATGTCCTTTTTGTCGGCAATCTTATAGTATTGCTAAGCAGTTGTTAGAAAAATATCCAGATGGTTTAAGGTTAATTTATCGAGATTTTCCGGTTAGTAGTATACATCCACAGGCTTTACCGGCCGCTCAAGCGGCCAATTGCGCTTATCAGCAAAATAATTTTTGGCCATATCATGACAAGTTATTTGATCGGCAGAATGAATTAGGAAATTCTTTATATCTTAATTTGGCGACTGATTTAAATTTGAATATGAACAATTTTAAGGCCTGCTTGAATGATCCGAAAATAGTTAAAGAAATAGAAGAGGATTTGGCAGTTGGTTTAAAGGCTGGGGTTCAAGGCACGCCAGCTTGGTTTGTTAATGGTCGTAAAGTAGAAGGAGTTTTGCCTTTAGAAGTTTGGGAAAAATTAATTACAGCGATTTTGAAAGAGGATCTAAAAAAATAA
- a CDS encoding DedA family protein, protein MDQLLELLVSYSYLILFLGVVVEGEIFPLAAGFLSSLFIMNFYWSIGVTFVGAIVGDLLWFAAARHWGRKFIERYGKWFFLKPARLNKMEEHFNKNGKKTLFLTKFIYSFGHSSIIVAGLAKMSWRDFIKVDVPASLLWSMLFVFLGKILGASFYLMKHVLRDITLSLILVLILIILFQSLFKRFLRNQS, encoded by the coding sequence ATGGATCAGTTATTGGAGTTATTAGTGTCTTATAGTTATTTAATATTGTTTTTGGGTGTAGTAGTGGAAGGCGAAATTTTTCCTTTAGCTGCCGGCTTTTTGTCTTCTTTGTTTATAATGAATTTTTATTGGTCCATTGGCGTAACTTTCGTTGGCGCGATAGTCGGTGATTTATTATGGTTTGCTGCCGCTCGTCATTGGGGTAGAAAATTTATAGAGCGCTACGGTAAGTGGTTTTTTTTAAAACCAGCTAGGTTAAACAAAATGGAGGAGCATTTTAACAAGAACGGTAAAAAAACTTTGTTTTTAACTAAATTCATCTATTCTTTTGGTCATAGTTCAATTATTGTGGCTGGTTTGGCTAAAATGTCTTGGCGAGATTTTATTAAAGTAGATGTGCCAGCCAGTTTATTGTGGTCAATGTTATTTGTTTTTTTGGGTAAGATTTTAGGGGCCAGTTTTTATTTAATGAAACATGTTTTGCGTGATATAACTTTATCTTTGATATTAGTTTTAATACTAATAATTTTATTCCAATCTTTATTTAAACGTTTTTTAAGAAATCAGAGTTAA
- a CDS encoding DsbA family protein, translated as MSVKKILFIVVGVVVLLLVVWWLKLSVPNYPDIQSPRPIAGNEQASLVLTEFSDFQCPACKAAQPLLKDLMATFGDRLRLEFKHYPLISIHTQAFRAALAVECANDQEQFWQYHDKLFDNQPNFSEEELINYAGELNLDKEKFSACLLSKAKTNEVRQDIKEGDGRQVNATPTFLLNGEPVVDWTKLKEIIQSKLIGG; from the coding sequence ATGTCAGTAAAGAAAATATTGTTTATTGTGGTCGGGGTGGTAGTTTTGTTATTGGTAGTTTGGTGGCTTAAACTGTCGGTGCCTAATTATCCAGATATTCAGTCACCTCGGCCTATTGCGGGTAATGAGCAAGCTAGTTTGGTTTTAACAGAATTTTCTGATTTTCAGTGTCCGGCTTGCAAGGCTGCTCAGCCTTTATTAAAAGATTTAATGGCTACTTTTGGCGACCGATTACGTTTGGAATTTAAGCATTACCCTTTGATATCGATTCACACTCAAGCCTTCCGGGCGGCCTTGGCAGTTGAATGTGCCAATGATCAGGAACAGTTTTGGCAGTACCATGATAAATTATTTGATAACCAACCTAATTTTTCCGAAGAAGAATTAATAAATTACGCGGGTGAGCTTAATTTAGATAAAGAAAAATTTTCTGCCTGTTTACTTAGTAAGGCTAAAACTAATGAAGTTAGGCAGGATATAAAAGAGGGTGACGGGCGCCAGGTTAATGCTACGCCGACTTTTTTGTTAAATGGTGAGCCAGTGGTCGATTGGACCAAATTAAAAGAAATTATACAAAGCAAATTGATCGGCGGATAG
- the lgt gene encoding prolipoprotein diacylglyceryl transferase produces MFFHDFIPSPIIFTIGPLIFHWYGLLFGLAVAVAYFIARLRLKKRPIVFLDLDNLFFWLLLVGLIGARLVDVFYFEWWYFKDHWSAIPFFWQGGLAWQGGLIGGIAAAWLYSRIKKIKFVVVADLLAPSLAIGQAIGRWGNYFNQELFGQPTNWPWGIPIVQQLRPEIYQSFSYFHPVFFYEFIGLLIIGLFLLRCFKSKKTAGWLIAWYLLLSGLLRIILETIRLDEQSLWLGLRAGWWLAGLTTVIGLLWLLKLTWFKFLNKKEVN; encoded by the coding sequence ATGTTTTTTCACGATTTTATTCCTTCGCCAATAATTTTTACTATCGGACCGTTGATTTTTCATTGGTATGGTTTGTTGTTTGGTTTAGCTGTGGCGGTGGCTTATTTTATAGCTAGACTGAGGCTTAAAAAACGGCCAATTGTTTTTTTAGATTTGGATAATTTATTTTTTTGGCTTTTATTAGTTGGTTTAATTGGTGCTCGATTAGTGGATGTTTTTTATTTTGAGTGGTGGTATTTTAAAGATCACTGGTCGGCGATACCGTTTTTTTGGCAGGGCGGTCTGGCTTGGCAGGGCGGTTTAATTGGCGGAATAGCGGCTGCTTGGCTTTATAGCCGAATTAAAAAAATTAAATTTGTGGTGGTGGCTGATTTACTAGCGCCTAGCTTGGCTATTGGCCAAGCTATTGGGCGTTGGGGAAATTATTTTAATCAGGAATTATTTGGCCAACCAACTAATTGGCCTTGGGGTATCCCAATTGTTCAACAATTGCGGCCGGAAATTTACCAGTCTTTTAGCTATTTTCACCCAGTATTTTTTTATGAGTTTATTGGCTTGTTAATTATTGGTTTATTTTTATTAAGATGTTTTAAGAGTAAAAAAACAGCTGGTTGGTTAATAGCTTGGTATTTATTATTAAGTGGTTTATTGAGAATAATTTTGGAAACTATCAGACTAGATGAGCAGTCACTTTGGTTAGGCTTAAGAGCCGGCTGGTGGTTGGCCGGGTTAACAACGGTTATTGGTTTATTGTGGTTGCTTAAATTGACTTGGTTTAAATTTTTAAATAAAAAAGAGGTTAATTAG
- a CDS encoding GIY-YIG nuclease family protein, protein MIKRCYVYIVTNKSNTVLYTGVTNNLDRRMHEHKNKLVPGFTNKYKVNKLVFFEEFSSPQQAITVEKKIKGWTRQRKIDLIKTINPEFRDLIE, encoded by the coding sequence ATGATTAAACGTTGTTATGTGTATATTGTTACTAATAAAAGCAATACGGTTTTGTATACCGGAGTGACTAATAATTTAGATAGGCGGATGCATGAACATAAGAATAAGTTAGTGCCTGGATTTACCAATAAATATAAAGTAAATAAATTAGTCTTTTTTGAAGAGTTTAGTTCGCCACAGCAGGCTATTACTGTAGAAAAGAAAATAAAAGGTTGGACTAGGCAAAGAAAAATAGATTTAATTAAAACGATTAATCCGGAATTTAGAGATTTAATTGAATAG
- the gatC gene encoding Asp-tRNA(Asn)/Glu-tRNA(Gln) amidotransferase subunit GatC, which translates to MELKDIHHLAKLARLELTDQQALVYQKDLEAILGYLDQLKELKITDTLVAQDFKSVGRGDKVVPFDSTEGLLKGQSADQEQPFLVVPPVFKN; encoded by the coding sequence ATGGAACTTAAAGATATTCATCATTTAGCTAAATTGGCCCGTTTAGAGTTAACTGATCAACAGGCCCTAGTTTATCAAAAAGATTTAGAGGCTATTTTGGGTTATTTAGACCAGTTAAAAGAACTTAAAATAACTGACACTCTAGTTGCTCAGGATTTTAAATCAGTTGGTCGAGGGGACAAAGTTGTGCCCTTTGACTCCACAGAAGGATTACTTAAAGGGCAATCAGCTGACCAGGAGCAACCTTTTTTGGTGGTGCCGCCGGTTTTTAAAAATTAA